One window of the Doryrhamphus excisus isolate RoL2022-K1 chromosome 10, RoL_Dexc_1.0, whole genome shotgun sequence genome contains the following:
- the LOC131136575 gene encoding zinc finger protein 335-like isoform X10: MDPEENEVESSSDAGTSGMEEPSESGMGMESSEVMSADSSDAASTHAQAPESDCHVGQSSEGLVVFVPETSSSTDVRVSSVNLPDSSSVAQSTSVSSVSTVTQSVLVSESAQVVVHSSAVSEGAMMVSDSTASTSSDLGSAIDKIIESTIGPDIMNGCIAVTSAEDRDAEPTQYFILQGPDDGAPVGAHMSSSALSNRIAVEAPAEGPTSTCLDQGHLQCNLEPDQPDDQPGHSGYPEDSSNQPDQPQHSHPSQYMDCSADGPDQTGESTSSYVECSGEEPDQTRSQSGFPDYSGENSDHDLPGYVECSRADSNPTSREHYVVECSDGYLCTVDDGVQPHHSRSYIDSSADHRIKTSRQYAVEYGGECVAAADSEQPGCSQYQARNGDDDDDEQNQDPDQPQHSEQQPQRSCYTENSNGPDESLYTDDSSSSDHHVVDTADSRGVPEALECSESQPGPYISSSGTYNSNPEPEVVPHCPASRDEARSSQQPQDDAKVGQEIDASVVAEGSADRPPNLAELEEMMEVVIVQQYKCKMCPYKSASKDTLINHMRDKHFKPTRDLQTKRKRGRPPKSAALAHGQAEQEEAGQRKAAQAAISRSVQPEEEDDDVPDAGALDNSEGDSDYNPGEEDCEGRFPSSIKKTTPPISSSSQARPRRKIGRPRKYSLLEEGYNSKEAESLVKKPRMNEDPSAADEASSSGLDNDGPALVTDGDRAEAAVSQSDSENKDPSSNSQPEEFFERKRGRPSKCFLRKKYKKHFSRNQYYKSLKPLLRPHSCYICGSRFLTQDDLRFHVESHEGNDPELFKCLQCNYRCKRWSSLKEHMFNHEGTKPFKCEKCDYSSVYRKDVVRHSAVHSKDKKKNKVMVMTLSEFPCPVCHKVYPMQKRLTQHLKTHSAEKPHMCDKCGKSFKKRYTFKMHLLTHIQTVGDSKFKCEFCDYTCDNKKLLLNHQLSHTIDRPFKCDYCKYSTSKEEFLVSHLAIKHTGEKPFSCDMCHFVTKHRKNLRLHIQCRHPEAFEEWSVSHPTEPTKRRRKPFFTLQQMEALKKQHEEGTQALPNIVSVDPITLHTIQGMGNASVAQDALGNTTIIYEQGESGDLSSQNALSLLLNMSNARELVGNSLQVAVLKSDGSAEVKALEGEWSAMPTVPGQAQKVVTVHVSESGETVLQEAYEATTSGTGELAQIAIETYEDEGEFNMVEQVAEVVQSSDRSKEKNDPSQPAEDSEAQNLKSEKFYLAPGLPERVLQQVELSSEAPTSPPAMSSLGVNTKRFCCRICMESFQGRSDMENHKRAHLGPNIFKCPDCDFTSNSWPEVKVHMELHSYLRPHKCSICSFASKNKKDLRRHLLTHTKEKPFSCKLCGQSFNRNGHLKFHMERLHNQEHPTRKSHTLTSQQTIIVNSDDEALTTLQSLQAHQTVISPDRLQALSQEHIIVAQDQYLSNQEEGTYIQQITTIDGHTVQHLMTGDNQVQYIISQDGVPHLIPQEYVVVADSNHIQMSDGHIVQYEHEGVFLQEQHITVSHDSQIQYLPASSEEQDMEAAAHSAVTAVADAAMAQAQTVYRKATPEQLEKLQQQGIHYDVITFTD; the protein is encoded by the exons ATGGATCCAGAGGAGAATGAGGTGGAAAGCAGCAGTGATGCAGGCACCTCAGGGATGGAGGAGCCGTCTGAAAGCGGCATGGGCATGGAGTCATCTGAGGTTATGTCTGCAGACAGCAGTGATGCTGCCTCTACTCATGCACAAGCACCAGAGTCAGACTGCCACGTGGGACAGAGCTCAGAGGGACTGGTG GTCTTCGTCCCAGAGACCAGCTCTAGTACAGATGTCAGAGTGTCATCAGTTAACCTCCCAGACTCGTCGTCGGTGGCCCAGTCCACCAGTGTGTCCAGTGTGTCCACAGTGACTCAATCAGTTCTAGTGTCAGAGTCAGCCCAAGTGGTTGTCCACTCCAGTGCTGTGTCGGAAGGTGCCATGATGGTTTCTGACTCGACTGCCTCTACCTCATCAGACCTGGGCTCTGCCATAGACAAGATCATTGAGTCCACCATAGGGCCTGACATCATGAATG GTTGCATTGCAGTGACAAGTGCAGAAGATAGGGATGCAGAACCGACCCAATATTTCATACTACAAGGCCCAGATGATG GTGCTCCTGTGGGAGCCCATATGTCATCCTCAGCTCTGTCTAATCGCATTGCCGTAGAAGCACCTGCTGAGGGTCCCACATCCACCTGTCTGGACCAGGGACACCTGCAGTGTAACTTGGAGCCAGACCAACCAGACGATCAGCCTGGACACTCTGGTTACCCAGAAGACAGCAGCAATCAGCCTGATCAGCCCCAACACTCTCACCCCTCTCAGTATATGGACTGCAGTGCAGATGGTCCAGACCAAACTGGGGAGTCAACATCATCTTACGTGGAGTGTTCAGGCGAAGAACCTGACCAGACGCGCTCCCAGTCAGGCTTCCCTGACTACAGTGGAGAGAACAGTGACCATGACCTGCCCGGATATGTGGAATGCAGCAGGGCTGATTCGAACCCCACCAGCCGGGAGCATTATGTTGTGGAATGCAGTGATGGGTATCTGTGCACTGTGGATGATGGAGTGCAGCCACATCATTCACGTTCCTACATCGACAGCAGTGCAGATCACAGGATCAAGACAAGCCGGCAGTATGCTGTTGAATATGGCGGCGAGTGTGTTGCAGCTGCAGATTCTGAGCAGCCTGGGTGTTCTCAGTATCAGGCAAGGAatggggatgatgatgatgatgagcagaACCAGGATCCCGATCAACCGCAGCACTCAGAACAGCAGCCCCAGCGTTCCTGTTACACGGAGAATAGCAATGGCCCTGATGAATCGCTTTATACTGATGACAGCTCCTCATCAGACCACCATGTAGTCGACACAGCAGATTCAAGGGGGGTCCCCGAGGCACTGGAGTGCAGTGAGAGCCAGCCAGGGCCATACATTAGCAGCAGTGGCACCTACAACTCCAACCCGGAACCAGAGGTGGTCCCACATTGCCCAGCCAGCCGAGATGAGGCTCGGAGCTCCCAGCAGCCTCAGGACGACGCTAAAGTGGGCCAGGAAATTGATGCATCAGTCGTGGCAGAAGGCTCTGCAGACAGGCCACCCAACCTGGCTGAGTTGGAGGAGATGATGGAAGTTGTGATTGTGCAGCAGTACAAGTGCAAGATGTGTCCATATAAGAGTGCCTCTAAGGACACACTCATTAACCACATGAGGGACAAACACTTTAAACCTACAA GGGATTTGCAAACAAAGCGCAAACGTGGACGACCTCCCAAAAGTGCTGCGCTGGCCCATGGCCAGGCAGAACAGGAGGAAGCTGGACAAAGGAAGGCCGCACAGGCAGCGATATCCAGGTCTGTTCAgccagaggaggaggacgatgaTGTTCCTGATGCTGGTGCTCTTGATAATTCTGAAG GGGATAGTGACTACAACCCAGGTGAAGAAGACTGCGAAGGAAGGTTCCCATCCAGTATTAAAAAAACGACTCCTCCtatttcctcctcctctcaaGCTCGTCCTAGACGTAAAATTGGCCGCCCGAGGAAATACAGCCTTCTGGAAGAAGGCTACAACAGCAAAG AGGCAGAGAGTTTAGTAAAGAAGCCAAGAATGAACGAAGATCCAAGCGCTGCCGATGAGGCAAGCTCATCTGGCTTAGATAATGATGGCCCCGCTCTGGTGACTGATGGGGACAGAGCAGAGGCAGCAGTAAGCCAGTCCGACTCGGAGAACAAAGACCCATCGTCCAACTCACAGCCAGAAGAGTTCTTTGAGCGAAAACGAGGTCGGCCCTCCAAGTGCTTTCTACGCAAGAAGTACAAGAAGCATTTCAGTCGCAA TCAGTACTACAAATCCCTCAAACCGCTCTTGAGACCTCACAGTTGTTATATTTGCGGCTCTCGCTTCCTCACTCAAGACGATCTGCGCTTCCACGTGGAGTCCCATGAGGGCAACGACCCAGAACTTTTTAAATGCCTCCAGTGCAACTATCGCTGCAAGCGCTGGTCCTCTCTCAAG GAGCACATGTTCAATCATGAAGGTACGAAGCCTTTCAAGTGTGAGAAGTGCGATTACTCGAGTGTCTACAGAAAAGATGTTGTTCGTCACTCAGCAGTTCACAGCAAAGACAA gaaaaaaaacaaagtaatg GTGATGACACTATCCGAGTTCCCGTGTCCTGTGTGTCACAAGGTCTACCCCATGCAGAAGAGGCTCACGCAGCACTTGAAGACCCACAGTGCAGAGAAACCACACATGTGTGATAAG tGTGGCAAATCCTTCAAGAAGCGGTATACATTCAAAATGCACCTCCTTACCCACATTCAGACTGTGGGAGACAGCAA GTTCAAGTGTGAGTTTTGTGATTACACCTGTGACAACAAGAAGCTGCTGCTGAACCATCAGCTGTCTCACACCATCGACCGACCCTTCAAATGCGACTACTGTAAATACTCCACTTCCAAAGAAGAGTTCTTAGTGTCCCATCTGGCCATTAAACACACAG gagagaaacctttctccTGCGATATGTGTCACTTCGTCACAAAGCACAGGAAGAATCTGAGATTACACATACAGTGTCGCCATCCGGAAGCTTTTGAAGAGTGGTCCGTCTCTCACCCCACGGAGCCGACCAAGAGACGACGCAAGCCTTTTTTCACCCTCCAGCAAATGGAGGCGCTTAAAAAGCAACATGAGGAAGGAACACAAGCCTTGCCCAATATT GTTTCAGTGGATCCCATAACTCTTCACACCATTCAGGGAATGGGAAATGCCTCAGTGGCACAGGACGCACTCGGAAATACCACCATCATCTATGAACAAG GTGAATCCGGTGATCTCTCCTCCCAAAATGCCCTGAGCCTGCTGTTAAATATGAGCAACGCTCGGGAATTGGTTGGGAACTCCTTACAA GTGGCGGTGCTGAAGTCAGATGGCAGTGCAGAGGTGAAAGCTTTGGAGGGAGAGTGGAGTGCAATGCCCACAGTCCCGGGCCAAGCCCAGAAAGTTGTAACCGTCCATGTGTCCGAGAGCGGCGAGACCGTTCTGCAGGAGGCCTATGAGGCAACCACCTCTGGGACAGGAGAGCTGGCTCAGATTGCTATAGAAACCTATGAGGACGAAGGGGAGTTCAATATGGTGGAGCAAGTGGCAGAAGTAGTCCAAAGCTCTGACCGCAG TAAAGAGAAGAACGACCCCTCTCAGCCTGCGGAGGATTCCGAAGCACAGAACCTGAAAAGTGAAAAGTTCTACCTTGCTCCTGGACTGCCTGAAAGAGTTTTGCAACAGGTggag CTGAGCAGTGAAGCTCCCACCTCTCCTCCTGCTATGAGCTCACTTGGTGTCAACACCAAGCGGTTCTGCTGTCGCATATGCATGGAGTCGTTCCAAGGCCGTTCTGACATGGAGAACCACAAGAGGGCGCACTTGGGTCCTAACATCTTCAAGTGCCCTGACTGTGACTTCACCTCAAACTCCTGGCCTGAGGTCAAG GTTCACATGGAGCTGCATTCCTACCTGCGACCGCACAAGTGTTCCATTTGCAGCTTTGCCTCCAAGAACAAGAAAGACCTGCGCAGACACTTGCTGACCCACACCAAAGAAAAGCCATTTTCTTGCAAGCTTTGTGGCCAAAG CTTCAATCGCAATGGCCACCTGAAGTTTCACATGGAGCGTCTCCACAACCAGGAGCACCCCACTCGTAAGAGCCACACCCTCACATCCCAGCAGACCATCATAGTCAACAGTGATGACGAGGCTCTGACTACATTACAGT CCCTGCAGGCCCATCAGACGGTCATCAGTCCAGACCGTCTGCAGGCTCTCAGTCAAGAGCACATAATTGTAGCCCAAGATCAGTATCTATCAAACCAG GAGGAGGGCACATACATTCAGCAGATAACCACCATAGATGGACATACAGTCCAGCACCTTATGACAGGAGACAACCAG GTCCAGTATATCATCTCACAGGATGGAGTGCCGCACTTAATCCCGCAGGAGTATGTTGTAGTAGCAGACAGCAATCACATACAG ATGTCAGATGGGCACATCGTTCAATATGAGCATGAAGGAGTCTTTCTGCAAGAGCAACAC ATCACAGTAAGCCATGACAGTCAGATCCAGTACCTGCCTGCTAGTTCGGAGGAGCAAGATATGGAGGCCGCAGCCCACTCTGCCGTCACAG CAGTAGCAGATGCAGCGATGGCACAGGCCCAGACCGTCTACAGGAAAGCAACACCTGAGCAGCTGGAGAAGCTCCAGCAGCAGGGCATCCACTACGACGTCATTACTTTCACTGACTAA
- the LOC131136575 gene encoding zinc finger protein 335-like isoform X6 yields MDPEENEVESSSDAGTSGMEEPSESGMGMESSEVMSADSSDAASTHAQAPESDCHVGQSSEGLVVFVPETSSSTDVRVSSVNLPDSSSVAQSTSVSSVSTVTQSVLVSESAQVVVHSSAVSEGAMMVSDSTASTSSDLGSAIDKIIESTIGPDIMNGCIAVTSAEDRDAEPTQYFILQGPDDGAPVGAHMSSSALSNRIAVEAPAEGPTSTCLDQGHLQCNLEPDQPDDQPGHSGYPEDSSNQPDQPQHSHPSQYMDCSADGPDQTGESTSSYVECSGEEPDQTRSQSGFPDYSGENSDHDLPGYVECSRADSNPTSREHYVVECSDGYLCTVDDGVQPHHSRSYIDSSADHRIKTSRQYAVEYGGECVAAADSEQPGCSQYQARNGDDDDDEQNQDPDQPQHSEQQPQRSCYTENSNGPDESLYTDDSSSSDHHVVDTADSRGVPEALECSESQPGPYISSSGTYNSNPEPEVVPHCPASRDEARSSQQPQDDAKVGQEIDASVVAEGSADRPPNLAELEEMMEVVIVQQYKCKMCPYKSASKDTLINHMRDKHFKPTRDLQTKRKRGRPPKSAALAHGQAEQEEAGQRKAAQAAISRSVQPEEEDDDVPDAGALDNSEGDSDYNPGEEDCEGRFPSSIKKTTPPISSSSQARPRRKIGRPRKYSLLEEGYNSKGEAESLVKKPRMNEDPSAADEASSSGLDNDGPALVTDGDRAEAAVSQSDSENKDPSSNSQPEEFFERKRGRPSKCFLRKKYKKHFSRNQYYKSLKPLLRPHSCYICGSRFLTQDDLRFHVESHEGNDPELFKCLQCNYRCKRWSSLKEHMFNHEGTKPFKCEKCDYSSVYRKDVVRHSAVHSKDKKKNKVMVMTLSEFPCPVCHKVYPMQKRLTQHLKTHSAEKPHMCDKCGKSFKKRYTFKMHLLTHIQTVGDSKFKCEFCDYTCDNKKLLLNHQLSHTIDRPFKCDYCKYSTSKEEFLVSHLAIKHTGEKPFSCDMCHFVTKHRKNLRLHIQCRHPEAFEEWSVSHPTEPTKRRRKPFFTLQQMEALKKQHEEGTQALPNIVSVDPITLHTIQGMGNASVAQDALGNTTIIYEQGESGDLSSQNALSLLLNMSNARELVGNSLQVAVLKSDGSAEVKALEGEWSAMPTVPGQAQKVVTVHVSESGETVLQEAYEATTSGTGELAQIAIETYEDEGEFNMVEQVAEVVQSSDRSKEKNDPSQPAEDSEAQNLKSEKFYLAPGLPERVLQQVELSSEAPTSPPAMSSLGVNTKRFCCRICMESFQGRSDMENHKRAHLGPNIFKCPDCDFTSNSWPEVKVHMELHSYLRPHKCSICSFASKNKKDLRRHLLTHTKEKPFSCKLCGQSFNRNGHLKFHMERLHNQEHPTRKSHTLTSQQTIIVNSDDEALTTLQSLQAHQTVISPDRLQALSQEHIIVAQDQYLSNQEEGTYIQQITTIDGHTVQHLMTGDNQVTEVQYIISQDGVPHLIPQEYVVVADSNHIQMSDGHIVQYEHEGVFLQEQHITVSHDSQIQYLPASSEEQDMEAAAHSAVTESAPFPAVCR; encoded by the exons ATGGATCCAGAGGAGAATGAGGTGGAAAGCAGCAGTGATGCAGGCACCTCAGGGATGGAGGAGCCGTCTGAAAGCGGCATGGGCATGGAGTCATCTGAGGTTATGTCTGCAGACAGCAGTGATGCTGCCTCTACTCATGCACAAGCACCAGAGTCAGACTGCCACGTGGGACAGAGCTCAGAGGGACTGGTG GTCTTCGTCCCAGAGACCAGCTCTAGTACAGATGTCAGAGTGTCATCAGTTAACCTCCCAGACTCGTCGTCGGTGGCCCAGTCCACCAGTGTGTCCAGTGTGTCCACAGTGACTCAATCAGTTCTAGTGTCAGAGTCAGCCCAAGTGGTTGTCCACTCCAGTGCTGTGTCGGAAGGTGCCATGATGGTTTCTGACTCGACTGCCTCTACCTCATCAGACCTGGGCTCTGCCATAGACAAGATCATTGAGTCCACCATAGGGCCTGACATCATGAATG GTTGCATTGCAGTGACAAGTGCAGAAGATAGGGATGCAGAACCGACCCAATATTTCATACTACAAGGCCCAGATGATG GTGCTCCTGTGGGAGCCCATATGTCATCCTCAGCTCTGTCTAATCGCATTGCCGTAGAAGCACCTGCTGAGGGTCCCACATCCACCTGTCTGGACCAGGGACACCTGCAGTGTAACTTGGAGCCAGACCAACCAGACGATCAGCCTGGACACTCTGGTTACCCAGAAGACAGCAGCAATCAGCCTGATCAGCCCCAACACTCTCACCCCTCTCAGTATATGGACTGCAGTGCAGATGGTCCAGACCAAACTGGGGAGTCAACATCATCTTACGTGGAGTGTTCAGGCGAAGAACCTGACCAGACGCGCTCCCAGTCAGGCTTCCCTGACTACAGTGGAGAGAACAGTGACCATGACCTGCCCGGATATGTGGAATGCAGCAGGGCTGATTCGAACCCCACCAGCCGGGAGCATTATGTTGTGGAATGCAGTGATGGGTATCTGTGCACTGTGGATGATGGAGTGCAGCCACATCATTCACGTTCCTACATCGACAGCAGTGCAGATCACAGGATCAAGACAAGCCGGCAGTATGCTGTTGAATATGGCGGCGAGTGTGTTGCAGCTGCAGATTCTGAGCAGCCTGGGTGTTCTCAGTATCAGGCAAGGAatggggatgatgatgatgatgagcagaACCAGGATCCCGATCAACCGCAGCACTCAGAACAGCAGCCCCAGCGTTCCTGTTACACGGAGAATAGCAATGGCCCTGATGAATCGCTTTATACTGATGACAGCTCCTCATCAGACCACCATGTAGTCGACACAGCAGATTCAAGGGGGGTCCCCGAGGCACTGGAGTGCAGTGAGAGCCAGCCAGGGCCATACATTAGCAGCAGTGGCACCTACAACTCCAACCCGGAACCAGAGGTGGTCCCACATTGCCCAGCCAGCCGAGATGAGGCTCGGAGCTCCCAGCAGCCTCAGGACGACGCTAAAGTGGGCCAGGAAATTGATGCATCAGTCGTGGCAGAAGGCTCTGCAGACAGGCCACCCAACCTGGCTGAGTTGGAGGAGATGATGGAAGTTGTGATTGTGCAGCAGTACAAGTGCAAGATGTGTCCATATAAGAGTGCCTCTAAGGACACACTCATTAACCACATGAGGGACAAACACTTTAAACCTACAA GGGATTTGCAAACAAAGCGCAAACGTGGACGACCTCCCAAAAGTGCTGCGCTGGCCCATGGCCAGGCAGAACAGGAGGAAGCTGGACAAAGGAAGGCCGCACAGGCAGCGATATCCAGGTCTGTTCAgccagaggaggaggacgatgaTGTTCCTGATGCTGGTGCTCTTGATAATTCTGAAG GGGATAGTGACTACAACCCAGGTGAAGAAGACTGCGAAGGAAGGTTCCCATCCAGTATTAAAAAAACGACTCCTCCtatttcctcctcctctcaaGCTCGTCCTAGACGTAAAATTGGCCGCCCGAGGAAATACAGCCTTCTGGAAGAAGGCTACAACAGCAAAGGTG AGGCAGAGAGTTTAGTAAAGAAGCCAAGAATGAACGAAGATCCAAGCGCTGCCGATGAGGCAAGCTCATCTGGCTTAGATAATGATGGCCCCGCTCTGGTGACTGATGGGGACAGAGCAGAGGCAGCAGTAAGCCAGTCCGACTCGGAGAACAAAGACCCATCGTCCAACTCACAGCCAGAAGAGTTCTTTGAGCGAAAACGAGGTCGGCCCTCCAAGTGCTTTCTACGCAAGAAGTACAAGAAGCATTTCAGTCGCAA TCAGTACTACAAATCCCTCAAACCGCTCTTGAGACCTCACAGTTGTTATATTTGCGGCTCTCGCTTCCTCACTCAAGACGATCTGCGCTTCCACGTGGAGTCCCATGAGGGCAACGACCCAGAACTTTTTAAATGCCTCCAGTGCAACTATCGCTGCAAGCGCTGGTCCTCTCTCAAG GAGCACATGTTCAATCATGAAGGTACGAAGCCTTTCAAGTGTGAGAAGTGCGATTACTCGAGTGTCTACAGAAAAGATGTTGTTCGTCACTCAGCAGTTCACAGCAAAGACAA gaaaaaaaacaaagtaatg GTGATGACACTATCCGAGTTCCCGTGTCCTGTGTGTCACAAGGTCTACCCCATGCAGAAGAGGCTCACGCAGCACTTGAAGACCCACAGTGCAGAGAAACCACACATGTGTGATAAG tGTGGCAAATCCTTCAAGAAGCGGTATACATTCAAAATGCACCTCCTTACCCACATTCAGACTGTGGGAGACAGCAA GTTCAAGTGTGAGTTTTGTGATTACACCTGTGACAACAAGAAGCTGCTGCTGAACCATCAGCTGTCTCACACCATCGACCGACCCTTCAAATGCGACTACTGTAAATACTCCACTTCCAAAGAAGAGTTCTTAGTGTCCCATCTGGCCATTAAACACACAG gagagaaacctttctccTGCGATATGTGTCACTTCGTCACAAAGCACAGGAAGAATCTGAGATTACACATACAGTGTCGCCATCCGGAAGCTTTTGAAGAGTGGTCCGTCTCTCACCCCACGGAGCCGACCAAGAGACGACGCAAGCCTTTTTTCACCCTCCAGCAAATGGAGGCGCTTAAAAAGCAACATGAGGAAGGAACACAAGCCTTGCCCAATATT GTTTCAGTGGATCCCATAACTCTTCACACCATTCAGGGAATGGGAAATGCCTCAGTGGCACAGGACGCACTCGGAAATACCACCATCATCTATGAACAAG GTGAATCCGGTGATCTCTCCTCCCAAAATGCCCTGAGCCTGCTGTTAAATATGAGCAACGCTCGGGAATTGGTTGGGAACTCCTTACAA GTGGCGGTGCTGAAGTCAGATGGCAGTGCAGAGGTGAAAGCTTTGGAGGGAGAGTGGAGTGCAATGCCCACAGTCCCGGGCCAAGCCCAGAAAGTTGTAACCGTCCATGTGTCCGAGAGCGGCGAGACCGTTCTGCAGGAGGCCTATGAGGCAACCACCTCTGGGACAGGAGAGCTGGCTCAGATTGCTATAGAAACCTATGAGGACGAAGGGGAGTTCAATATGGTGGAGCAAGTGGCAGAAGTAGTCCAAAGCTCTGACCGCAG TAAAGAGAAGAACGACCCCTCTCAGCCTGCGGAGGATTCCGAAGCACAGAACCTGAAAAGTGAAAAGTTCTACCTTGCTCCTGGACTGCCTGAAAGAGTTTTGCAACAGGTggag CTGAGCAGTGAAGCTCCCACCTCTCCTCCTGCTATGAGCTCACTTGGTGTCAACACCAAGCGGTTCTGCTGTCGCATATGCATGGAGTCGTTCCAAGGCCGTTCTGACATGGAGAACCACAAGAGGGCGCACTTGGGTCCTAACATCTTCAAGTGCCCTGACTGTGACTTCACCTCAAACTCCTGGCCTGAGGTCAAG GTTCACATGGAGCTGCATTCCTACCTGCGACCGCACAAGTGTTCCATTTGCAGCTTTGCCTCCAAGAACAAGAAAGACCTGCGCAGACACTTGCTGACCCACACCAAAGAAAAGCCATTTTCTTGCAAGCTTTGTGGCCAAAG CTTCAATCGCAATGGCCACCTGAAGTTTCACATGGAGCGTCTCCACAACCAGGAGCACCCCACTCGTAAGAGCCACACCCTCACATCCCAGCAGACCATCATAGTCAACAGTGATGACGAGGCTCTGACTACATTACAGT CCCTGCAGGCCCATCAGACGGTCATCAGTCCAGACCGTCTGCAGGCTCTCAGTCAAGAGCACATAATTGTAGCCCAAGATCAGTATCTATCAAACCAG GAGGAGGGCACATACATTCAGCAGATAACCACCATAGATGGACATACAGTCCAGCACCTTATGACAGGAGACAACCAGGTCACTGAG GTCCAGTATATCATCTCACAGGATGGAGTGCCGCACTTAATCCCGCAGGAGTATGTTGTAGTAGCAGACAGCAATCACATACAG ATGTCAGATGGGCACATCGTTCAATATGAGCATGAAGGAGTCTTTCTGCAAGAGCAACAC ATCACAGTAAGCCATGACAGTCAGATCCAGTACCTGCCTGCTAGTTCGGAGGAGCAAGATATGGAGGCCGCAGCCCACTCTGCCGTCACAG aatctgcaccttttccagCTGTATGCCGTTAG